From a single Calderihabitans maritimus genomic region:
- a CDS encoding type II secretion system protein, which translates to MPWWRITLALNRNDRGFTLLEVTVVAVVLGILAAMVVPRYLDAPERAREKALLVDYRTFQEALSLYYQDYGDYPHDSNGLEELVPDYLKKVPSYPWGGEYSYYYDSRGKDGKTPGYKIEAEGSGKEPLQVNYDG; encoded by the coding sequence ATGCCTTGGTGGCGGATAACTTTAGCCTTAAATCGAAATGACCGGGGCTTTACCCTGCTGGAAGTTACGGTAGTGGCGGTAGTGCTTGGCATTCTGGCCGCCATGGTCGTTCCCCGCTATCTGGATGCTCCCGAGCGGGCCCGGGAGAAGGCGCTCCTGGTGGACTACCGTACCTTCCAGGAGGCGTTGAGCCTCTACTACCAGGACTACGGGGACTACCCCCATGACAGTAACGGGCTGGAAGAGCTGGTACCGGATTATCTGAAAAAGGTTCCCTCCTATCCCTGGGGAGGGGAGTACTCCTACTATTATGATTCCCGCGGAAAAGACGGTAAAACCCCCGGTTACAAGATAGAAGCCGAAGGCAGTGGGAAAGAACCTTTGCAAGTGAACTACGACGGTTAG
- a CDS encoding shikimate kinase yields the protein MKKNVVLIGFMGTGKSSVGRRLAKILKMDFVDTDAEIEKLTGLTVAQIFARHGEKRFRSEEELIVKKVARRQNCVIATGGGVVLNPENVKNLKETGVIICLTAEPETILERVKRRNTRPLLPRGSTVERVNELMEQRRAYYEAAADYTVDTTHLTREEVVKEILKLLEKGDMKCEEPSG from the coding sequence ATGAAAAAGAACGTAGTATTGATTGGTTTTATGGGAACGGGCAAAAGCAGTGTAGGAAGACGCCTGGCTAAAATATTGAAAATGGATTTTGTTGATACTGACGCGGAGATTGAAAAACTTACGGGGTTAACCGTGGCTCAGATTTTTGCCCGACATGGGGAAAAAAGATTTCGGTCGGAAGAAGAGTTAATAGTGAAGAAAGTAGCTCGGCGGCAGAATTGTGTAATTGCTACCGGTGGCGGAGTGGTGTTAAATCCGGAAAATGTAAAGAATTTGAAAGAGACCGGCGTTATTATCTGCCTTACTGCCGAACCAGAAACCATACTGGAGCGGGTTAAACGCCGGAATACCCGGCCTTTGCTCCCCAGGGGCAGTACCGTGGAGCGGGTGAATGAATTGATGGAGCAGAGGAGGGCTTATTATGAGGCTGCGGCTGATTATACCGTGGATACCACTCACCTGACCCGGGAAGAAGTGGTCAAGGAAATCTTAAAGCTGTTGGAGAAAGGGGATATGAAGTGTGAAGAGCCTTCAGGTTGA
- a CDS encoding O-antigen ligase family protein → MEKGLLRREHPGLLAAMLVLGTAPLLGNAYAWPVQLVYFILMAVTLLYYWRKAGREGQFLVPGRRLFAVLLLYILTATLTLFWTVDINNTLMGLLQLYFYLFLFYLVSATFQREQMEKLVGIVLFSGISVAALGILSYLLLKNQRVHSTFINPNALGIYLAMVVLLALSLYLHRPRKSRLLCGGIVLLGICLMLTFSRGSLLALVFSLPLVLAGIPAGRSRREALARLVLVGLTVIAGTKLVMETAPYLQQTQWAPDLLASLVRSRSFLPSSVAGRWSFWVVAAKMIADRPWGGFGLGNYHRVYFNYYNYDRFYSRYAHNHYLQTAAETGIPSLLLFLLFLLLFYRLIYQKRTYVREPRYFYGMTAAATAFLLHIGIDFSWDMPAVTMLFWALLGLLVAQLREAGAIFSTYRSTRSGRWIALAVLLFFLAGTVQQAAGEWAVSRGHRALREGEKKEALRWYSVAAAINPWNARYHSYRALTLVSGEEGKPAERAQAVAWLRRAVSLSPYNDYYHLRLGQLLWQQGELEEARRYLSRATFLGGFKPEPYVALGNFYLSRGNLPAAEEVFRRGLQLADFALVNAPDELKRIELQKAVADLHLGLARVYDLRRDYARAARELKEVLQVFPGQPVALKVLEEYRKTGKI, encoded by the coding sequence ATGGAGAAGGGACTGCTGCGGCGGGAACATCCCGGCCTGCTGGCGGCCATGCTGGTTTTAGGTACAGCGCCCCTCCTCGGCAATGCCTATGCCTGGCCGGTTCAGCTCGTATACTTTATTCTGATGGCTGTTACCCTGCTTTACTACTGGCGGAAGGCGGGCAGGGAGGGGCAGTTTTTGGTGCCCGGCAGAAGGTTGTTTGCCGTTCTTCTTCTTTATATTTTAACCGCCACCCTAACTCTCTTCTGGACGGTGGATATAAACAACACTTTAATGGGGCTTCTCCAGTTGTACTTTTATCTTTTCCTTTTTTACCTGGTGTCGGCTACCTTTCAGCGGGAGCAAATGGAGAAGCTGGTTGGTATCGTGTTATTCAGCGGCATTTCGGTGGCCGCTTTGGGCATCCTAAGCTATCTTTTGTTGAAAAATCAACGGGTGCATTCCACCTTTATTAACCCCAACGCCCTGGGGATTTACCTGGCCATGGTTGTGCTTCTGGCCCTGAGCCTTTACCTGCACCGGCCGAGAAAATCCCGTCTTCTTTGCGGGGGGATTGTACTGCTGGGGATATGCCTGATGCTTACTTTTTCCCGGGGAAGCCTGCTGGCCTTGGTTTTCTCCCTACCCCTGGTGTTGGCCGGTATTCCCGCTGGCCGGTCGCGCCGAGAGGCTTTGGCCCGACTGGTTTTAGTTGGGCTGACCGTAATTGCCGGTACCAAGCTGGTTATGGAAACGGCGCCTTACCTGCAGCAGACGCAATGGGCGCCGGATTTGCTGGCTTCCCTGGTCCGCAGCCGGAGTTTTCTCCCTTCTTCCGTGGCCGGGCGCTGGTCTTTCTGGGTGGTAGCCGCCAAGATGATTGCCGACCGGCCGTGGGGCGGGTTCGGTCTGGGGAACTACCACCGGGTTTACTTCAACTATTATAACTATGACCGTTTTTATTCTCGTTATGCCCACAACCATTACCTGCAGACGGCGGCGGAGACGGGGATCCCCAGCCTGCTTTTATTCCTTTTATTTCTATTACTTTTTTACCGCTTAATTTACCAAAAGCGCACCTATGTTCGAGAGCCCCGCTATTTTTACGGCATGACGGCGGCGGCTACCGCTTTTCTGCTGCATATCGGGATTGACTTCAGCTGGGATATGCCAGCAGTGACCATGCTTTTCTGGGCCTTGCTGGGCCTGCTGGTAGCCCAACTGCGGGAAGCGGGAGCCATCTTTTCTACGTATCGGTCGACCCGGTCGGGACGGTGGATAGCCCTGGCCGTTCTGCTGTTTTTTCTGGCCGGAACGGTCCAGCAGGCGGCGGGAGAATGGGCTGTAAGCCGGGGGCACAGGGCGCTGCGGGAGGGAGAAAAAAAAGAGGCGCTCCGGTGGTATTCCGTGGCAGCTGCGATCAACCCCTGGAACGCCCGGTACCACTCCTATCGGGCCCTGACTCTTGTTTCCGGGGAAGAAGGAAAACCTGCTGAGCGGGCGCAGGCTGTAGCGTGGTTACGGCGGGCGGTAAGCCTCAGCCCTTACAACGACTACTACCACCTTCGGCTCGGCCAGCTCCTTTGGCAGCAAGGAGAATTGGAGGAAGCGCGGCGGTATCTTTCTCGGGCCACCTTTCTGGGCGGCTTCAAGCCGGAACCTTATGTTGCCCTGGGCAACTTTTACCTGAGCCGGGGGAACCTGCCGGCGGCGGAGGAGGTTTTCCGCCGCGGGTTGCAACTGGCCGATTTTGCTCTGGTCAATGCTCCCGATGAGTTAAAGCGCATCGAACTTCAAAAAGCGGTGGCCGATCTGCATTTAGGCCTGGCGCGGGTGTACGACCTGCGGCGGGACTATGCCCGGGCGGCACGGGAACTGAAAGAGGTGCTGCAGGTCTTTCCCGGGCAACCGGTGGCCTTGAAAGTCTTGGAAGAATACCGGAAGACGGGGAAGATTTAA
- a CDS encoding prepilin peptidase: protein MLWLFFFLLGTVVGSFLNLCIDRIPRGESVVLPPSRCDSCGRQLKFYDLVPVVSYLLLGGRCRYCRKKISPRQPLVELAAGFIFSSLYLYYGISVNTFKYLVLVSVLLVVFFIDLEHLRIPDRVVVAALLLGTFMAALTRELVPEALLGAAAGFLPLFFLAVVSRGGMGGGDVKLAGVLGIFLGWKKILLVLFLASCLAAAVGLLAIASGKKGRKDPLPFGPFLAVGVVIVLFWGTDIVQWYRYFLWD, encoded by the coding sequence ATGCTATGGCTCTTCTTTTTTTTATTGGGAACGGTAGTTGGCAGTTTTCTCAACCTGTGTATCGACCGCATACCCCGGGGAGAATCGGTAGTCCTGCCCCCCTCCCGCTGTGACAGTTGCGGCAGGCAGCTGAAATTTTACGACCTGGTACCGGTGGTTAGCTACCTCCTGCTGGGAGGGCGTTGCCGCTACTGTCGGAAGAAAATATCCCCGCGCCAGCCTTTGGTAGAGCTGGCGGCCGGTTTTATTTTCAGCAGCCTTTATCTTTATTACGGAATAAGCGTGAACACCTTCAAGTACCTGGTTCTGGTATCCGTGCTTCTGGTAGTCTTCTTTATCGACCTGGAGCACCTGCGCATTCCCGACCGCGTGGTGGTCGCGGCACTGCTCTTAGGAACGTTTATGGCGGCCTTAACAAGAGAACTGGTCCCGGAAGCGCTGCTGGGAGCGGCCGCCGGGTTCTTGCCTCTTTTTTTCCTGGCGGTAGTAAGCCGCGGCGGAATGGGTGGCGGCGATGTCAAGCTGGCGGGAGTGCTGGGAATCTTTCTGGGCTGGAAGAAGATTTTGTTGGTTTTATTTCTGGCTTCCTGCCTGGCGGCGGCGGTGGGGTTGCTGGCCATAGCTTCGGGAAAAAAGGGCCGCAAAGATCCCCTTCCTTTCGGTCCCTTTTTGGCCGTGGGAGTGGTGATCGTTCTCTTTTGGGGAACAGACATTGTCCAGTGGTACCGGTATTTCCTCTGGGATTAG
- a CDS encoding type IV pilus twitching motility protein PilT, which yields MKIDEILRMAVDQKASDIHLTVGLPPVFRCNGDLIPQQSFDPLQYEDTLKMAREILSEKQHQEFMEKGELDLAYSLRGVGRFRVNVYRQRGSVGLAIRIINNQIKSLDELGLPPVLKELARKSKGLVLVTGPTGSGKSTTLAAMIDLINRERRCHIITLEDPIEYMHQHQKSIINQREIGSDTRSFADALRAALRQDPDVLLVGEMRDLETIATAITAAETGHLVLATLHTSSAPQTIDRIIDVFPPHQQQQVRIQLAETLQGVVAQQLVPRADGLGRVVAVEVLVATPAVRNLIREGKTHQILSAIQTGGKYGMQSMDSALKKLYQQGLITAEDMMARLSDRDIKPAYREF from the coding sequence GTGAAGATTGATGAGATTTTAAGAATGGCGGTAGATCAAAAGGCTTCGGATATACACCTGACAGTGGGTTTGCCTCCGGTATTCCGCTGTAACGGCGACCTGATACCACAGCAAAGTTTTGACCCCCTCCAGTACGAAGATACTCTAAAGATGGCGCGGGAAATTCTTTCGGAAAAGCAGCACCAGGAATTCATGGAGAAAGGGGAGTTGGACCTGGCCTATTCCCTGCGCGGGGTAGGTCGTTTCCGGGTTAATGTATACCGGCAGCGGGGAAGTGTGGGGCTGGCCATTCGTATTATTAATAACCAGATTAAAAGCCTGGATGAATTGGGGTTGCCTCCGGTCTTAAAAGAATTAGCCCGCAAGTCTAAAGGTCTGGTGCTGGTGACCGGTCCGACTGGCAGCGGTAAGTCCACTACCCTGGCGGCCATGATTGACTTGATCAACCGGGAGCGCCGGTGCCATATTATCACTCTCGAAGATCCCATCGAGTACATGCACCAGCACCAGAAAAGTATAATCAACCAGCGGGAAATCGGTTCCGATACCCGGTCCTTTGCCGATGCTCTGCGGGCTGCTCTGCGGCAGGACCCCGACGTGTTGCTGGTGGGCGAAATGCGGGATCTGGAGACCATTGCCACGGCGATTACGGCGGCGGAAACCGGTCACCTGGTCCTGGCCACCCTGCATACCAGCAGCGCTCCCCAGACTATTGACCGGATTATAGACGTGTTCCCCCCTCACCAGCAGCAGCAGGTAAGGATCCAGCTGGCCGAAACGTTGCAGGGGGTGGTGGCTCAGCAGCTGGTGCCGCGGGCGGACGGTTTGGGTCGGGTGGTTGCAGTGGAGGTGCTGGTGGCTACTCCGGCGGTGCGTAACTTGATCCGGGAGGGGAAAACCCACCAGATTCTTTCGGCTATACAGACCGGCGGGAAGTACGGCATGCAATCCATGGACAGCGCTCTTAAAAAGCTTTACCAGCAGGGGCTTATTACGGCGGAAGATATGATGGCAAGATTGTCCGATAGAGATATAAAACCGGCTTACCGGGAGTTCTAA
- the aroC gene encoding chorismate synthase, with translation MLRYLTAGESHGPLLTTIVEGMPAGLPLKAEYINRQLARRQAGYGRGGRMQIEKDRVRITSGVRHGYTLGSPITLVIENRDWPNWESIMDPEEIPAEDGKKITRPRPGHADLAGGIKYRQEDLRNILERASARETAARVAAGTVARAMLEQLEISIVSHVVQIGAVRVSRAPSKEEIAGKADASPVRCADPQAEREMMEAIDRARQAGDSLGGVFEVIVTGVPVGLGSHVHWDRRLDGRLAGAVMSIQGIKAVEIGLGLEAARLPGSEVHDEIFYEPERGYYRRTNRAGGLEGGITNGEPVVIRGAMKPIPTLMKPLNSVDMRTKEAFQAAVERSDVCAVPAASVVAEAVVAMELAKALLEKFPADHMDDLRENLKIWREYVRKV, from the coding sequence ATGCTGCGCTACTTAACCGCAGGGGAATCACACGGACCGTTGTTGACAACCATTGTAGAAGGAATGCCGGCCGGATTGCCCCTTAAGGCCGAATATATCAACCGGCAACTTGCTCGGCGGCAGGCGGGGTACGGACGGGGGGGCAGGATGCAGATAGAGAAAGACCGGGTCAGAATTACCTCCGGAGTGCGCCATGGATATACTTTAGGAAGTCCCATTACTCTAGTGATAGAAAATCGTGACTGGCCTAACTGGGAGAGTATTATGGACCCGGAGGAAATACCGGCGGAAGATGGGAAAAAGATTACCCGCCCGCGGCCAGGACACGCGGACTTGGCAGGAGGTATAAAATACCGCCAGGAGGATTTGCGCAATATCCTGGAGAGGGCCAGTGCCCGGGAGACGGCCGCCCGGGTGGCAGCGGGTACTGTGGCTAGGGCCATGCTAGAACAATTAGAAATTTCCATTGTAAGTCATGTCGTACAGATCGGCGCCGTAAGAGTTTCCCGGGCGCCGAGCAAAGAGGAAATAGCAGGGAAAGCCGATGCTTCTCCGGTACGCTGCGCCGACCCCCAAGCGGAGCGGGAAATGATGGAAGCTATCGACCGGGCTCGCCAGGCCGGGGATTCTCTGGGAGGCGTTTTCGAGGTTATTGTAACCGGTGTTCCAGTAGGCCTGGGAAGCCATGTCCACTGGGACAGGCGCCTTGACGGTCGGTTGGCGGGAGCGGTTATGAGTATTCAAGGAATCAAGGCGGTGGAGATCGGTCTCGGGTTAGAGGCGGCACGTCTTCCGGGATCAGAAGTTCATGACGAGATTTTTTACGAACCCGAGCGAGGCTATTACCGCCGCACTAATCGGGCAGGGGGTCTGGAAGGCGGTATTACTAACGGAGAGCCGGTAGTGATTAGGGGTGCCATGAAACCGATTCCTACGCTCATGAAGCCTTTGAACAGTGTTGACATGCGTACCAAAGAAGCTTTTCAGGCTGCGGTTGAGCGGTCGGATGTATGCGCCGTTCCGGCTGCCAGTGTGGTGGCCGAAGCTGTGGTGGCTATGGAACTGGCCAAGGCCTTGCTGGAAAAATTCCCGGCGGATCATATGGATGACTTGCGGGAGAATTTGAAAATCTGGAGGGAATACGTAAGGAAGGTTTGA
- the aroB gene encoding 3-dehydroquinate synthase, with product MKSLQVELGERTYSIVIDQGILPALGKEMAQLGSFIRRCLLVSNPTVYSLYGKTVEESLTAAGFEVVTALVPDGEEAKSLSQADKLYDMAIENRLERRSPVIALGGGVVGDLAGFVAATYMRGVPFVQVPTTLLAQVDSSVGGKVAVNHPRGKNMIGAFYQPRLVWIELNTLDTLSLRELRAGLAEVIKYGVIWDETFFQYLENNLEEVLNQNKTALGYIVYHSCAIKARVVEMDEEEQGLRAILNFGHTIGHALETLTNYATYRHGEAVAIGMVAAAHIAANAGFCSREDVERIKAILTRAGLPVDLPPGLKKEEIISAMYHDKKNLEGKITLVLPHRIGRVELHRGFTAKEITALWR from the coding sequence GTGAAGAGCCTTCAGGTTGAGTTGGGAGAAAGGACCTATTCCATAGTAATAGACCAGGGGATTCTTCCTGCACTAGGGAAGGAAATGGCGCAATTGGGAAGCTTCATCAGGCGCTGCCTGCTGGTGAGTAACCCGACAGTCTATTCCCTATATGGTAAGACGGTAGAGGAAAGTTTGACTGCAGCGGGGTTCGAGGTGGTAACGGCCTTGGTCCCTGACGGAGAGGAAGCCAAGAGCCTTTCCCAGGCGGACAAACTTTACGACATGGCCATCGAGAACCGGTTGGAACGCCGTTCTCCGGTAATTGCGCTGGGAGGGGGAGTGGTCGGAGACCTGGCTGGGTTTGTGGCAGCCACTTATATGAGAGGAGTGCCTTTCGTGCAGGTTCCCACTACGCTGCTGGCGCAGGTGGACAGCAGTGTGGGTGGTAAAGTGGCGGTCAACCATCCCCGGGGCAAAAACATGATTGGAGCTTTTTACCAACCCCGTCTGGTCTGGATAGAATTGAACACCCTGGATACTTTATCTCTGCGAGAACTGCGGGCCGGGCTGGCAGAGGTGATCAAATACGGGGTTATCTGGGACGAAACTTTTTTTCAGTATTTGGAAAATAACTTAGAAGAAGTCTTAAATCAAAATAAAACGGCTTTGGGCTATATAGTATATCACTCCTGTGCCATCAAGGCCCGGGTGGTAGAAATGGATGAAGAGGAACAGGGTTTACGGGCTATTCTCAATTTTGGGCATACCATCGGACATGCTCTGGAAACCCTTACGAACTATGCCACTTACCGCCATGGAGAAGCGGTAGCCATAGGTATGGTGGCTGCAGCCCATATCGCGGCCAATGCCGGTTTTTGTTCCCGGGAGGATGTGGAGCGGATAAAAGCAATTTTGACTCGAGCCGGACTGCCGGTAGACCTGCCTCCCGGTCTGAAAAAGGAAGAGATTATATCCGCTATGTACCATGACAAGAAAAATCTGGAGGGAAAGATCACTCTGGTTTTGCCCCACCGCATCGGACGGGTAGAACTACATCGCGGATTTACGGCGAAGGAGATCACCGCTCTTTGGCGGTGA
- a CDS encoding type II secretion system F family protein → MPQYAYRVRDASGRLLKGTMEADGEARVIKYLRSQNYYIIDIRRLTALEWEFKLPSLRRRRVKLRDLAVFCRQFSTMINAGLPIMLSLKTLSQQIDNRVLRDTLKGLIEELEKGQSLHESVQQFPQVFPPIFVNMIEAGEISGALDEVLERLADHLEREHQMNEKVRTALTYPTVILVVAVLAVVFLLTFVLPTFTAMLESLNAPLPLPTRIIINASRFLRGYWYYILGGLVLTVLGIRRMLQEETVAREVDRYLLRVPVFGQLIHKSILSRFSRTLGTLLRSGVPVVEALEVVRRTTGNRVVAEGVQKAVESIREGQSIAERLAETGVFPPMVIEMVAIGEETGNLDALLEKISLFYDREVESVVSRLSSMIEPILIAVLGGFVAFIIVSVLLPIFNIMGAM, encoded by the coding sequence ATGCCTCAATATGCTTATAGGGTTCGGGACGCCTCCGGACGGCTGTTGAAGGGCACTATGGAAGCTGACGGAGAAGCCAGAGTAATTAAATACCTGCGGAGCCAGAATTATTACATTATTGATATCCGCCGGCTGACGGCTCTGGAATGGGAGTTTAAACTGCCCTCGTTAAGACGGCGTAGAGTTAAACTACGGGACCTAGCGGTTTTTTGCCGGCAGTTTTCCACTATGATCAATGCCGGGCTGCCCATTATGCTCAGCTTGAAGACACTGAGCCAGCAGATCGATAACCGGGTTCTTCGAGACACCCTTAAGGGGTTAATTGAAGAGCTGGAAAAAGGCCAATCCCTGCATGAGAGCGTGCAGCAGTTTCCCCAGGTGTTCCCCCCTATTTTTGTAAACATGATTGAAGCCGGTGAAATAAGTGGAGCCCTGGATGAAGTTTTAGAGCGGCTGGCGGATCACCTAGAGAGAGAACACCAGATGAATGAAAAAGTAAGGACGGCTTTGACCTATCCTACGGTCATATTGGTGGTAGCCGTGCTGGCGGTGGTATTTCTGCTCACCTTTGTGTTGCCCACCTTTACTGCCATGCTGGAAAGCCTTAACGCTCCGCTACCGCTGCCTACTCGTATCATTATCAATGCGAGCCGTTTTTTACGGGGCTACTGGTACTATATATTAGGTGGCCTGGTTCTTACAGTCTTGGGAATTCGGCGCATGTTGCAGGAGGAAACGGTAGCTCGAGAGGTCGACAGGTACCTGCTAAGAGTTCCTGTATTCGGCCAGTTGATACATAAATCCATTCTTTCCCGCTTCAGCCGGACGCTAGGCACTCTACTGCGTAGCGGAGTGCCGGTGGTCGAAGCCCTGGAGGTGGTAAGGCGGACCACCGGTAACCGGGTGGTTGCCGAAGGGGTGCAAAAAGCAGTGGAGAGCATCCGGGAAGGGCAGAGTATTGCCGAACGTCTGGCGGAGACCGGTGTTTTTCCGCCGATGGTTATCGAGATGGTGGCCATCGGGGAAGAGACAGGTAACCTGGATGCTCTTTTAGAGAAAATTAGCCTCTTTTACGACCGGGAAGTAGAGTCGGTGGTTTCCCGCCTGTCTTCTATGATTGAGCCCATCCTGATAGCAGTGCTGGGAGGGTTTGTGGCTTTTATCATCGTCTCCGTTTTGCTACCCATATTTAATATTATGGGAGCAATGTAA
- the gspE gene encoding type II secretion system ATPase GspE: MARPRKKLGDLLVEMGMITQEQLEEALKIQKETKERLGKVLTRLNYISEKDILEVLEFQLGIPKVVLSDYSLDSQTVHLIPEALARRHKVVPLRKEGNRLTLAMVDPLNVVAIDDVQLVTGCQVIPVIATEKEIDEVLDQFFQPGLEDTYHNQKEEFAPARVREDYNEEEAEGAVDDAPVVRVVNSIIQQAVRGRVSDIHIEPHQHKVRVRFRIDGMLRDAMNLPRQSHAAVASRIKIMADMDIAEKRIPQDGRIQIRVDDRPIDLRVSTIPTVFGEKIVIRILDRSTMLLNLNQLGFLPQIRERFEKIIRRPYGMLLITGPTGSGKTTTLYATLNELHSSERNIITIEDPVEYILEGINQISVNPKAGLTFANGLRAILRQDPDIIMVGEIRDRETAEIAVRAATTGHLVLSTLHTNDAAGAVTRLIDMGVEPFLVSSSLIGVVAQRLVRTICSRCREPYQLPPDAQERFFMGISSDEPVTLYRGRGCRSCDYTGYRGRVAIHEVLAVSETIRSLAGKRVAASAIRKVAVKEGMLTLREDGLEKVRQGITTIDEVIRVAFADEG, from the coding sequence TTGGCCAGGCCGAGGAAAAAGCTGGGGGATCTTCTGGTGGAAATGGGTATGATTACCCAGGAGCAACTGGAAGAAGCCCTGAAAATACAGAAAGAAACTAAGGAGAGGCTGGGCAAGGTCCTGACCCGGCTAAATTATATTTCAGAAAAGGATATTTTAGAGGTACTTGAGTTTCAGCTGGGCATTCCCAAGGTAGTTCTCAGTGACTACAGCCTGGATTCCCAAACAGTTCATTTGATACCGGAAGCTCTAGCCCGGCGGCATAAGGTAGTTCCTTTGCGCAAAGAGGGCAACCGCCTTACTCTGGCCATGGTAGACCCACTTAATGTTGTGGCCATCGATGATGTACAGTTAGTGACGGGCTGTCAGGTTATACCGGTGATAGCAACCGAAAAGGAAATTGATGAGGTTCTGGACCAATTTTTCCAGCCGGGCTTGGAAGACACCTATCATAACCAAAAAGAAGAATTTGCTCCCGCGCGAGTTAGAGAAGACTATAATGAGGAAGAGGCGGAAGGGGCTGTTGATGATGCTCCAGTGGTACGCGTTGTCAATTCCATCATCCAGCAGGCTGTCCGGGGAAGAGTTAGCGACATACATATCGAACCTCACCAGCATAAGGTGAGAGTGCGCTTCCGCATAGATGGTATGCTGCGGGATGCTATGAATCTTCCCCGCCAGTCCCATGCGGCGGTGGCCTCACGAATAAAAATTATGGCCGACATGGACATTGCCGAAAAAAGAATCCCGCAGGACGGCCGGATACAGATTCGCGTAGATGATCGTCCTATAGACCTACGGGTGTCCACTATACCTACCGTTTTTGGAGAAAAGATTGTTATTCGGATTCTGGACCGGTCTACCATGCTTCTAAATTTAAACCAACTCGGATTTTTGCCTCAGATTCGGGAGCGGTTTGAAAAAATTATCCGCCGGCCCTACGGGATGCTGCTCATTACCGGTCCCACCGGTAGTGGAAAGACCACAACCCTTTATGCCACCTTGAATGAGCTTCACTCCTCCGAGAGGAATATCATCACCATAGAGGACCCAGTGGAGTACATCTTGGAAGGGATAAACCAAATTAGCGTTAATCCCAAGGCAGGTCTTACTTTTGCCAACGGACTGAGGGCCATCTTGCGCCAGGACCCGGATATTATCATGGTAGGAGAAATCCGGGACCGGGAAACGGCGGAGATAGCGGTGAGGGCGGCCACTACGGGGCACCTGGTGTTGAGTACCCTGCATACCAACGATGCTGCCGGTGCCGTTACCCGTCTCATTGATATGGGGGTGGAGCCTTTTTTGGTGAGTTCTTCTTTAATCGGCGTGGTGGCCCAGAGGTTGGTGCGAACCATTTGTTCCAGGTGTCGGGAGCCTTACCAGTTGCCCCCTGACGCCCAAGAAAGGTTTTTCATGGGCATTTCTTCGGACGAGCCGGTAACCCTTTATCGGGGTAGAGGTTGTCGTTCGTGTGACTATACCGGGTACCGGGGGAGGGTGGCTATTCATGAGGTGTTGGCAGTTTCGGAAACTATTCGCAGTCTGGCGGGTAAAAGAGTAGCGGCCTCGGCTATCAGGAAGGTAGCGGTAAAAGAAGGGATGCTTACCCTGCGGGAGGACGGTTTAGAAAAAGTCCGGCAAGGGATTACTACCATTGATGAAGTCATCCGGGTAGCTTTTGCCGACGAAGGTTAG
- a CDS encoding type II secretion system protein — translation MIRHIAKKLREDRGFTLIELMVVVVILGILAAVAIPSFTGKADTAKIKAAKADLKTIGTAIELYYVENDDYPNDWNALTEGGYLTKTPYSPWNTDYHFDTSNGVKVWVELPNGLKLGSEDKNNDSKLYYPDDI, via the coding sequence ATGATCAGACATATAGCCAAAAAGTTAAGAGAAGACCGTGGTTTTACTTTGATTGAGCTGATGGTGGTGGTGGTAATCCTGGGAATTCTGGCGGCGGTGGCCATTCCCAGCTTTACCGGGAAGGCGGATACAGCCAAGATAAAAGCCGCTAAAGCCGACCTGAAAACTATCGGCACGGCTATTGAATTGTATTATGTTGAAAATGATGATTATCCTAATGATTGGAATGCCTTAACTGAAGGAGGTTATCTCACGAAGACGCCCTATAGTCCTTGGAATACAGACTATCATTTTGACACTTCCAACGGGGTAAAAGTATGGGTCGAACTACCCAACGGTCTTAAATTAGGTAGTGAAGATAAAAACAATGATAGCAAGCTTTATTACCCTGATGACATATAG